From a region of the Arachis ipaensis cultivar K30076 chromosome B09, Araip1.1, whole genome shotgun sequence genome:
- the LOC107616867 gene encoding uncharacterized protein LOC107616867, giving the protein MEMSSPSMKREEADDKRRIPLYNPCYLLEEALNALLKCLGFETTTAAAAENKKKEEKNVHLKPHSDADLGDDDDISTLRICECDTNMKASYQQDEDPPSSTSQDDITTDSSLAARRRPVGDGRPGLSGGSGPQHN; this is encoded by the exons ATGGAGATGTCATCACCCTCAATGAAGAGAGAAGAAGCTGATGATAAGAGAAGAATCCCTCTTTACAACCCATGTTATTTACTTGAAGAAGCACTCAATGCTCTTCTCAAGTGTCTTGGTTTTGAGACTactactgctgctgctgctgaaaacaagaaaaaagaggagaaaaatgTTCATCTGAAACCTCATTCAGATGCAGATCTTGGCGATGATGATGATATTTCAACCCTACGAATCTGTGAGTGTGATACCAACATGAAGGCAAGTTACCAACAAGATGAAGATCCACCTTCTTCAACTTCTCAAGATGACATTACTACT gaTTCAAGTTTGGCTGCAAGGCGGCGGCCTGTTGGCGATGGAAGGCCGGGACTTAGCGGTGGCTCAGGTCCCCAGCATAATTAA